The Chamaesiphon minutus PCC 6605 DNA window TGTATAACCAGAACCCGCCAGAGCCGCATAGAAAATCGCGGTTCTACCACCCGCGCCCCGTTGATTGACATCCGCACCACCCGCGATCGCTAGTTGGACGATTTGCTGGCGATTGCTAGCAAAGAAGCTACCAGCGGCAAGCATCAGCGCAGTCAGGCCCGCAGTTCCCAGACCATTATCGTCACTGAGTAGATTGGGATCGGCCCCTGCGGACAACAGGATATTGACGATCGATCGATGTCCGTGATATGCCGCAGCCATAAGTGCCGTATGCCCTTTGGCACCAATTTCATCAACTTCGATCCCGATTTCGATCGCCCGATTTACCTCGTCGATATTGCCAATTGTGGCCATTTCGATAAATTTCTCGATCGGGCGATTTTGTTCGCGGATGCGACGTTTGCGGGTGGATTGGAGCAATTGCTCGCCATCGCGATCGGCACAGAGGCGAATGGCGGTATTGACCAGGGGATATAAATATTGATAGATCTCGCGTTCTTCGCATTTAGCAGCCAAGAGAATTGGAGTTTCACCGCGACTCCAGACATTGACATTCGCCCCCGCAGTTACCAATAACTGGACGACCGCCCGATGTCCTTTACTAATGGCTGATAATAACGCCGTCCATCCATCCGCACCGACGGGGGCATTAACATCTACGCCGCGAGGCAACAGCATTTGAATCATTTCGACCTCGCCGCATTCAGCAGCCAAACCGAGTGCTGTAATAGTGGTGCTACCGCAGTGGGGATTGCAGCCAGCAGTCAGCAGACATTGGACTATTTCTAGATGTCCGCGATCGATCGCCATTCCCAGGGGCGAATAGCCTAAATTCCAGTCATAACGATCGAGATTAGCACCCGCTTCGATGGCTTGTTGGACTAAATCGAGATCGCCATCGATCGCTGCTGCCATCAATGATGTGTTGGTAGAGTTTTCTTCATAGCCGCGAGCTAAATCTTCTTCTCGTTCGTTCTGCTTGAGGCTACTCTGCCCGAAAATGTCAGTACTAGTCTGCGTATCCGGATCGTAGTCTGGCTCATCTTCACCGCCAATTACAGGAAAGAGACTAGAATCGAGATCGGAGAGTAAGTGCGGTTCGGTTTTGACAGCTAGATCCAAATTGCCGTGTAGTTCCATAGAATCTAGATCTTCGAGATCGATGGCATAAGTTTCGCCATCTTCCCAAGTTTGACTGGGCATGAATTCATGCTCATCCAAGCCAAATAGCTCCATTGGGATCGTCCCTATGCCGAGTAGATCGTCTCGATCGTCGCTGCTGGAGATATCTATATCTGCCGCAAGCGCGGAGAAGTTCTCCATCACGTAAGTTTCGGTATCGCCCCACTCGCCCATGGGAACCGAGAGCCGCTCTGAAGTTGTTAGTGATTCCGAGGTCAGCCGATCTAATTCGGGACTAAGGTCGAAAGCATAAGTTTCTCCCGATTCAAACTCAACTTCACTAGCCGGACGCTCGATCGACGTCATCGTGCTCTCGTTCTCGACAAACATATCCGGATCGGCTTGTGATATGCGCTGGTTAGCAGCTTCATTGGCTGCAAAAACCGCATCTAGATCGAAAGTATAGGTTGCTTCGGCGTCAGTGCTGATATCTTGCCAATTACTAGAGATCCGCTCCAACTCTGTTGGCGGTGGCAGCACTTGCGCTCCCAAAGGTAACTCAGCAATGGGCATAATTTGCTCGACTTGAGTAACGTTCGCATCGATCGGTCGATCGATAAGTTCGAGCAAGTTTTCAAACGAAATTTGGCGTTCGCTAGTTGGCGGTAAGAGAGTTTCAGATTCACTGGCGATCGGCTGCTCTCGATCTGTCTGTGCGGGTGGGATTGGCTCTGGCTGTGCTTGCATTTGGGCACCAGCGGCAATGAGTAGATTGATAATTTCCAAATTACCTTGGCGACAAGCTACTGCTA harbors:
- a CDS encoding ankyrin repeat domain-containing protein; the protein is MSVDPKTQSLFDAIAANNHPRVKLLIDAGVNINTPNDRGQTPLAVACRQGNLEIINLLIAAGAQMQAQPEPIPPAQTDREQPIASESETLLPPTSERQISFENLLELIDRPIDANVTQVEQIMPIAELPLGAQVLPPPTELERISSNWQDISTDAEATYTFDLDAVFAANEAANQRISQADPDMFVENESTMTSIERPASEVEFESGETYAFDLSPELDRLTSESLTTSERLSVPMGEWGDTETYVMENFSALAADIDISSSDDRDDLLGIGTIPMELFGLDEHEFMPSQTWEDGETYAIDLEDLDSMELHGNLDLAVKTEPHLLSDLDSSLFPVIGGEDEPDYDPDTQTSTDIFGQSSLKQNEREEDLARGYEENSTNTSLMAAAIDGDLDLVQQAIEAGANLDRYDWNLGYSPLGMAIDRGHLEIVQCLLTAGCNPHCGSTTITALGLAAECGEVEMIQMLLPRGVDVNAPVGADGWTALLSAISKGHRAVVQLLVTAGANVNVWSRGETPILLAAKCEEREIYQYLYPLVNTAIRLCADRDGEQLLQSTRKRRIREQNRPIEKFIEMATIGNIDEVNRAIEIGIEVDEIGAKGHTALMAAAYHGHRSIVNILLSAGADPNLLSDDNGLGTAGLTALMLAAGSFFASNRQQIVQLAIAGGADVNQRGAGGRTAIFYAALAGSGYTDCVETLIAAGADLEIQDDLGHTVLSSVAAAENYQMFNLLMQAGASTSGLESIQLIQAAGAGNVERVKSLLATNAVNLDLDRGAAIGNAAAAGHTNIVELLIRAGANVNLRDKLGFTPISSAAYAGYGEIVQLLIDAGADIQAPAGSSHGSSQSYSALEYAQMGLYQFDRDDLQHAQIIRQLQQLGAR